A genome region from Rutidosis leptorrhynchoides isolate AG116_Rl617_1_P2 unplaced genomic scaffold, CSIRO_AGI_Rlap_v1 contig100, whole genome shotgun sequence includes the following:
- the LOC139880987 gene encoding uncharacterized protein yields MAEGILILDREQLKVLSDIVYRQEVLAIQNIQFKSENERVKYLYDCKSNHETVLNLLDDAANLEDQFKADEVKSKIAHEIVEYVKICSNLAIQTVRNYTVRIEYLKKIKISSKDLGDKLENLSENDVDAARELAEEAAINRNAALQFARKNQSPASRAFSRHLKESGVTFEELVARYKNRRFPNQPFEELEESQQFEVYQDIIEASGRGRILANRAAMALGVGGIAVLLFTAGMMVWDIFSLEHPIQTAVRDAVTTAASIEGAVLGEIVGTAVANMAGANAIFATLAGIATGFVGAFIVGSFVGWLLDLIFGSGGRKTLSTDDHVAYVAIMPDGQALARQIAHG; encoded by the exons ATGGCCGAAGGAATCCTGATTCTCGATAGGGAACAACTGAAGGTTCTTTCCGATATTGTGTACCGTCAGGAAGTTTTAGCAATCCAAAACATCCAATTCAAATCCGAAAACGAGCGTGTCAAGTACTTGTATGATTGCAAATCTAATCATGAGACGGTGCTTAATCTCTTGGACGATGCTGCAAATTTGGAGGATCAGTTTAAGGCCGACGAGGTTAAATCCAAAATCGCGCATGAAATCGTCGAATATGTCAAAATTTGTTCCAATTTAGCCATCCAGACTGTGAGGAACTACACCGTACGAATTGAATATTTAAAGAAAATTAAAATATCTTCAAAAGACCTTGGCGATAAATTGGAAAATTTGTCTGAAAATGATGTGGATGCGGCTCGAGAACTAGCTGAGGAGGCGGCGATCAACCGGAATGCAGCGTTACAGTTTGCGAGAAAGAATCAGAGCCCGGCTTCCCGAGCATTTTCGAGACATCTCAAGGAATCTGGCGTAACCTTTGAAGAACTTGTGGCCAG ATACAAGAACAGGCGATTTCCAAACCAGCCCTTCGAGGAATTGGAAGAATCCCAGCAATTTGAG GTGTATCAAGATATTATTGAGGCATCTGGTCGCGGAAGAATACTCGCGAACAGGGCCGCAATGGCTTTAGGTGTAGGAGGCATAGCCGTGCTCCTCTTCACTGCAGGCATGATGGTGTGGGATATATTTTCGTTGGAACATCCTATTCAAACAGCTGTACGGGACGCAGTCACGACAGCCGCATCAATTGAAGGGGCCGTGCTTGGTGAAATTGTCGGAACAGCCGTTGCCAATATGGCCGGAGCCAATGCTATATTTGCGACACTAGCTGGAATCGCGACAGGATTTGTCGGAGCTTTCATTGTCGGATCCTTTGTTGGCTGGCTGCTTGACTTAATTTTTGGCTCCGGCGGTCGGAAAACTTTGTCTACTGATGACCACGTAGCCTATGTCGCCATAATGCCGGACGGTCAGGCTCTGGCACGACAAATCGCACATGGATGA